A part of Sebastes fasciatus isolate fSebFas1 chromosome 10, fSebFas1.pri, whole genome shotgun sequence genomic DNA contains:
- the neurl1b gene encoding E3 ubiquitin-protein ligase NEURL1B isoform X2: MGNKQSNMCIPSGLLPPSNKENTLNCTTEDATLQPRPVASRQYYTLPNNGAGVERRTSAAPVSINVESPRFHPHAKGKNIRLDGQLRRATRKNSFCNGITFSHRPVHLYEKVRLRLSGVHTGWSGSLRFGFTSLDPSELLATDIPKYACPDLVTRPGYWAKALPERLALKDNVLSFWADRHGRVFYSINDGEPILFHCGLSIGCPLWAIIDIYGITQEVTLLESTFAESVGSSCLSAARLSAYLPQSSHDSANYSNNQLENNQAAAAKMANLQLNNYTQLIPCCSSTSSSSTTPSSSASTGFSTPRVVRGLPSPLENDLHFHPVRGSDVILSADRSAACIHFLDSARTLVFSDRPLHVGETLYVEVGHLGLPYFGALLFGLTSCDPASLHAGDLPADPEVLLDRKEYWVVHRGFPMPCSGDVLSFSLLPSGEVHHGVNGVGRGRLLCVDSSQVLWAFFTLHGAVNRLRILGTLQSSPPSTSPSTSQSSSPDDSDSDLAFSVNRSSSASESSLVTAPSSPLSPSVSPTLTAPELPPAGKNGECTICFDQDVDTVIYTCGHMCLCNDCGLKLKRQINACCPICRRPIKDVIKTYRP; encoded by the exons ATGCGACTCTGCAACCCCGTCCGGTGGCCAGCAGGCAGTACTACACCCTGCCCAACAACGGGGCAGGTGTGGAGAGAAGAACGTCGGCCGCTCCGGTCAGCATCAATGTGGAGTCGCCCCGCTTTCACCCCCACGCCAAAGGCAAGAATATCAGGTTGGACGGGCAGCTTCGCCGTGCCACGCGCAAGAACAGCTTCTGTAATGGCATCACTTTCAGCCACAGGCCTGTCCACCTCTATGAGAAG GTGCGTCTTCGCCTAAGTGGCGTGCACACCGGCTGGAGTGGATCTCTACGCTTTGGTTTCACCAGTTTGGACCCCAGCGAATTGCTCGCCACAGACATCCCCAAGTACGCTTGCCCAGACCTGGTGACACGGCCCGGCTACTGGGCCAAAGCTCTGCCCGAGAGGCTGGCCTTGAAGGACAACGTGCTGTCGTTCTGGGCCGACCGCCACGGGAGAGTTTTCTACAGCATCAACGACGGAGAGCCCATCCTCTTCCACTGCGGGCTCAGCATCGGCTGTCCACTCTGGGCCATCATAGATATCTATGGCATCACTCAGGAGGTCACACTGCTTG AAAGCACGTTTGCTGAGAGTGTGGGATCCAGCTGCCTGAGCGCGGCCCGTCTGAGTGCCTATCTGCCCCAGAGTAGCCATGACTCGGCCAATTACAGCAACAATCAGCTGGAGAACAACCAGGCCGCTGCTGCCAAGATGGCCAACCTCCAGCTCAATAACTACACTCAGCTCAtcccctgctgctcctccacctcttcctcctccaccacacCGTCCTCTTCTGCCTCCACTGGATTCAGCACCCCGAGGGTGGTCCGGGGACTTCCTTCCCCGCTGGAAAATGACTTGCACTTTCACCCCGTCCGTGGCTCTGACGTGATACTCTCTGCAGACCGCTCGGCCGCCTGCATCCACTTTCTGGACAGTGCACGGACTCTGGTGTTCAGTGACCGGCCACTGCACGTGGGCGAGACTTTGTACGTGGAAGTGGGCCACCTGGGCCTGCCCTACTTCGGGGCGCTGTTGTTTGGTTTAACATCCTGCGACCCGGCTAGTCTGCACGCCGGGGACTTACCGGCAGACCCCGAGGTGCTCCTGGACCGTAAAGAGTATTGGGTGGTGCACCGGGGCTTCCCCATGCCTTGCTCCGGAGACGTGCTCAGCTTCAGCCTGCTGCCCAGCGGAGAGGTGCACCACGGGGTGAACGGAGTGGGACGGGGCCGGCTGCTCTGTGTGGACTCCTCTCAGGTCCTGTGGGCCTTTTTCACCCTGCATGGGGCTGTCAACAGACTCAGGATACTAG GAACACTGCAGTCCAGTCCTCCCTCCACTTCCCCCAGCACGTCTCAGAGCAGCAGTCCAGACGACAGTGACTCAGACCTGGCGTTCAGTGTCAACAGATCGTCCTCTGCCTCTGAATCCTCTCTGG TGACTGCTCCCAGCTCCCCTCTCAGCCCGTCTGTCTCTCCCACTCTCACCGCCCcagagttgccccctgctgggaAAAACGGAGAATGCACCATTTGCTTCGACCAGGACGTGGACACAGTCATCTACACCTGTGGACACATGTGTCTGTGCAACGACTGCGGGCTGAAGCTGAAGAGACAGATCAACGCGTGCTGTCCGATATGCCGGAGGCCTATCAAAGATGTAATCAAAACGTATCGGCCATGA
- the neurl1b gene encoding E3 ubiquitin-protein ligase NEURL1B isoform X1, whose translation MHRGKRTAAKDMKAGEETTLGIQCWHDCRAKLTDATLQPRPVASRQYYTLPNNGAGVERRTSAAPVSINVESPRFHPHAKGKNIRLDGQLRRATRKNSFCNGITFSHRPVHLYEKVRLRLSGVHTGWSGSLRFGFTSLDPSELLATDIPKYACPDLVTRPGYWAKALPERLALKDNVLSFWADRHGRVFYSINDGEPILFHCGLSIGCPLWAIIDIYGITQEVTLLESTFAESVGSSCLSAARLSAYLPQSSHDSANYSNNQLENNQAAAAKMANLQLNNYTQLIPCCSSTSSSSTTPSSSASTGFSTPRVVRGLPSPLENDLHFHPVRGSDVILSADRSAACIHFLDSARTLVFSDRPLHVGETLYVEVGHLGLPYFGALLFGLTSCDPASLHAGDLPADPEVLLDRKEYWVVHRGFPMPCSGDVLSFSLLPSGEVHHGVNGVGRGRLLCVDSSQVLWAFFTLHGAVNRLRILGTLQSSPPSTSPSTSQSSSPDDSDSDLAFSVNRSSSASESSLVTAPSSPLSPSVSPTLTAPELPPAGKNGECTICFDQDVDTVIYTCGHMCLCNDCGLKLKRQINACCPICRRPIKDVIKTYRP comes from the exons ATGCGACTCTGCAACCCCGTCCGGTGGCCAGCAGGCAGTACTACACCCTGCCCAACAACGGGGCAGGTGTGGAGAGAAGAACGTCGGCCGCTCCGGTCAGCATCAATGTGGAGTCGCCCCGCTTTCACCCCCACGCCAAAGGCAAGAATATCAGGTTGGACGGGCAGCTTCGCCGTGCCACGCGCAAGAACAGCTTCTGTAATGGCATCACTTTCAGCCACAGGCCTGTCCACCTCTATGAGAAG GTGCGTCTTCGCCTAAGTGGCGTGCACACCGGCTGGAGTGGATCTCTACGCTTTGGTTTCACCAGTTTGGACCCCAGCGAATTGCTCGCCACAGACATCCCCAAGTACGCTTGCCCAGACCTGGTGACACGGCCCGGCTACTGGGCCAAAGCTCTGCCCGAGAGGCTGGCCTTGAAGGACAACGTGCTGTCGTTCTGGGCCGACCGCCACGGGAGAGTTTTCTACAGCATCAACGACGGAGAGCCCATCCTCTTCCACTGCGGGCTCAGCATCGGCTGTCCACTCTGGGCCATCATAGATATCTATGGCATCACTCAGGAGGTCACACTGCTTG AAAGCACGTTTGCTGAGAGTGTGGGATCCAGCTGCCTGAGCGCGGCCCGTCTGAGTGCCTATCTGCCCCAGAGTAGCCATGACTCGGCCAATTACAGCAACAATCAGCTGGAGAACAACCAGGCCGCTGCTGCCAAGATGGCCAACCTCCAGCTCAATAACTACACTCAGCTCAtcccctgctgctcctccacctcttcctcctccaccacacCGTCCTCTTCTGCCTCCACTGGATTCAGCACCCCGAGGGTGGTCCGGGGACTTCCTTCCCCGCTGGAAAATGACTTGCACTTTCACCCCGTCCGTGGCTCTGACGTGATACTCTCTGCAGACCGCTCGGCCGCCTGCATCCACTTTCTGGACAGTGCACGGACTCTGGTGTTCAGTGACCGGCCACTGCACGTGGGCGAGACTTTGTACGTGGAAGTGGGCCACCTGGGCCTGCCCTACTTCGGGGCGCTGTTGTTTGGTTTAACATCCTGCGACCCGGCTAGTCTGCACGCCGGGGACTTACCGGCAGACCCCGAGGTGCTCCTGGACCGTAAAGAGTATTGGGTGGTGCACCGGGGCTTCCCCATGCCTTGCTCCGGAGACGTGCTCAGCTTCAGCCTGCTGCCCAGCGGAGAGGTGCACCACGGGGTGAACGGAGTGGGACGGGGCCGGCTGCTCTGTGTGGACTCCTCTCAGGTCCTGTGGGCCTTTTTCACCCTGCATGGGGCTGTCAACAGACTCAGGATACTAG GAACACTGCAGTCCAGTCCTCCCTCCACTTCCCCCAGCACGTCTCAGAGCAGCAGTCCAGACGACAGTGACTCAGACCTGGCGTTCAGTGTCAACAGATCGTCCTCTGCCTCTGAATCCTCTCTGG TGACTGCTCCCAGCTCCCCTCTCAGCCCGTCTGTCTCTCCCACTCTCACCGCCCcagagttgccccctgctgggaAAAACGGAGAATGCACCATTTGCTTCGACCAGGACGTGGACACAGTCATCTACACCTGTGGACACATGTGTCTGTGCAACGACTGCGGGCTGAAGCTGAAGAGACAGATCAACGCGTGCTGTCCGATATGCCGGAGGCCTATCAAAGATGTAATCAAAACGTATCGGCCATGA
- the neurl1b gene encoding E3 ubiquitin-protein ligase NEURL1B isoform X3 produces MGNTTPKPLIDATLQPRPVASRQYYTLPNNGAGVERRTSAAPVSINVESPRFHPHAKGKNIRLDGQLRRATRKNSFCNGITFSHRPVHLYEKVRLRLSGVHTGWSGSLRFGFTSLDPSELLATDIPKYACPDLVTRPGYWAKALPERLALKDNVLSFWADRHGRVFYSINDGEPILFHCGLSIGCPLWAIIDIYGITQEVTLLESTFAESVGSSCLSAARLSAYLPQSSHDSANYSNNQLENNQAAAAKMANLQLNNYTQLIPCCSSTSSSSTTPSSSASTGFSTPRVVRGLPSPLENDLHFHPVRGSDVILSADRSAACIHFLDSARTLVFSDRPLHVGETLYVEVGHLGLPYFGALLFGLTSCDPASLHAGDLPADPEVLLDRKEYWVVHRGFPMPCSGDVLSFSLLPSGEVHHGVNGVGRGRLLCVDSSQVLWAFFTLHGAVNRLRILGTLQSSPPSTSPSTSQSSSPDDSDSDLAFSVNRSSSASESSLVTAPSSPLSPSVSPTLTAPELPPAGKNGECTICFDQDVDTVIYTCGHMCLCNDCGLKLKRQINACCPICRRPIKDVIKTYRP; encoded by the exons ATGCGACTCTGCAACCCCGTCCGGTGGCCAGCAGGCAGTACTACACCCTGCCCAACAACGGGGCAGGTGTGGAGAGAAGAACGTCGGCCGCTCCGGTCAGCATCAATGTGGAGTCGCCCCGCTTTCACCCCCACGCCAAAGGCAAGAATATCAGGTTGGACGGGCAGCTTCGCCGTGCCACGCGCAAGAACAGCTTCTGTAATGGCATCACTTTCAGCCACAGGCCTGTCCACCTCTATGAGAAG GTGCGTCTTCGCCTAAGTGGCGTGCACACCGGCTGGAGTGGATCTCTACGCTTTGGTTTCACCAGTTTGGACCCCAGCGAATTGCTCGCCACAGACATCCCCAAGTACGCTTGCCCAGACCTGGTGACACGGCCCGGCTACTGGGCCAAAGCTCTGCCCGAGAGGCTGGCCTTGAAGGACAACGTGCTGTCGTTCTGGGCCGACCGCCACGGGAGAGTTTTCTACAGCATCAACGACGGAGAGCCCATCCTCTTCCACTGCGGGCTCAGCATCGGCTGTCCACTCTGGGCCATCATAGATATCTATGGCATCACTCAGGAGGTCACACTGCTTG AAAGCACGTTTGCTGAGAGTGTGGGATCCAGCTGCCTGAGCGCGGCCCGTCTGAGTGCCTATCTGCCCCAGAGTAGCCATGACTCGGCCAATTACAGCAACAATCAGCTGGAGAACAACCAGGCCGCTGCTGCCAAGATGGCCAACCTCCAGCTCAATAACTACACTCAGCTCAtcccctgctgctcctccacctcttcctcctccaccacacCGTCCTCTTCTGCCTCCACTGGATTCAGCACCCCGAGGGTGGTCCGGGGACTTCCTTCCCCGCTGGAAAATGACTTGCACTTTCACCCCGTCCGTGGCTCTGACGTGATACTCTCTGCAGACCGCTCGGCCGCCTGCATCCACTTTCTGGACAGTGCACGGACTCTGGTGTTCAGTGACCGGCCACTGCACGTGGGCGAGACTTTGTACGTGGAAGTGGGCCACCTGGGCCTGCCCTACTTCGGGGCGCTGTTGTTTGGTTTAACATCCTGCGACCCGGCTAGTCTGCACGCCGGGGACTTACCGGCAGACCCCGAGGTGCTCCTGGACCGTAAAGAGTATTGGGTGGTGCACCGGGGCTTCCCCATGCCTTGCTCCGGAGACGTGCTCAGCTTCAGCCTGCTGCCCAGCGGAGAGGTGCACCACGGGGTGAACGGAGTGGGACGGGGCCGGCTGCTCTGTGTGGACTCCTCTCAGGTCCTGTGGGCCTTTTTCACCCTGCATGGGGCTGTCAACAGACTCAGGATACTAG GAACACTGCAGTCCAGTCCTCCCTCCACTTCCCCCAGCACGTCTCAGAGCAGCAGTCCAGACGACAGTGACTCAGACCTGGCGTTCAGTGTCAACAGATCGTCCTCTGCCTCTGAATCCTCTCTGG TGACTGCTCCCAGCTCCCCTCTCAGCCCGTCTGTCTCTCCCACTCTCACCGCCCcagagttgccccctgctgggaAAAACGGAGAATGCACCATTTGCTTCGACCAGGACGTGGACACAGTCATCTACACCTGTGGACACATGTGTCTGTGCAACGACTGCGGGCTGAAGCTGAAGAGACAGATCAACGCGTGCTGTCCGATATGCCGGAGGCCTATCAAAGATGTAATCAAAACGTATCGGCCATGA